TATAAAATCATCCAGTTTATATATACCCTCtggtgcctggcttctttcacttagcaaaattattttgattCATCCTTGTTGTCggatcaatacttcattccttttttccccccactgaaCAGCATTTCTTTGTTCAAGAATACCACAATTTAGTTATCTAGTCATTCACTGATGAACATTAGAGTATTTTCCAGTTTGAGACTCTTATGGAAAAAGCCACGATAAACATTCTTATGCCAGTGTAtttgtgaacataagttttcctttatcttgggtaaatacctaggcaTGGGATTACTGGGCCACAGAGTAGATATGTATTTAACTTTATAGGAAACTgccaaagtttgtttttttttttttttttttttgccaaagtaggtgtaccatttcacattctcaccaattGGCTTAAGTTTGACATCAATCATGTTCCTGTCTCAGGGCTTCTCTACTTATTCCCCTCTTCCTGAAATGCCTTTCCATAGTTTAGCAGGGCTGGCCTCAGGTTTCAGCTACGCGTCATATTCCAAAGAGACTCTTATTGACCTGTTAtagactcccccctccccatccctgccaaATTCATATGTAGAATTCACAGCCCCCACTACCTTAGAATGTAACATATTTGGAGATAAAGTCTTTAAAAGGCTGATTAaggtaaaataagccagtcagggtgggccctaaaccaACGTgactgtgtccttataagaaaaggataAGATACCCACACAGAGAAAACGTCTTCTGGGGACACAGCCAGAAGGCTGCCACCTGCAAACTAAGGAGAGAGGTCTCAGGAgtaaccaaacctgccaacacttTGACCCTGGACTTCTAGTTTCTGAAACTtcgagaaaataaacttctgttaaACCACCCAGTtcgtggtattttgttatggtagccctaaCAAAGTAATACAGAGGCCTTCCAATCACTACTTTGTTACCATTAGAATAACTGACTCAGGCAAGAATcattaatgaatattaaaaacagTGGGTGAGGGTCTGATGAAAAACAGGATGGTCCCAAAATAACTTCCCACTTCCTACAAAATACTTAGTTACAAAGGGAACcttggcagacaccaccttaacaaaatgatcaaagttaacatcatcAATATTGGAATAAGCCAACATATTGCGCCTCCTGATGTGATACACTGAGGACACAATTTCTTTCAGTGGCATCCTGCCCAAAATGCATAACCTGATTCTaattaatcatgagaaaatatcagAGAAATCCAAACTTAGGGACATCTACAAAATAACTCaccagtactcttcaaaaatgtcaagatCATAAAGGacaatgaaaattaattaattgcctTTCTaaattaaaggaaactaaagaggCATGACAACCAAATGCAAAATGTGATCCTGACTGGATCTTAGGGAATGCTATATTATTGGGAcaataagcaaaaattaaatatgaaagatGTATTAAAGAATTGTATTATTGCTAAAATTCTCGATTTTGATAATTGTACTGAGATTTTGCAAAAGAATATCCATTTTTTGGGAAATACACATGTAAGTATTTAGGGATTAAAGGGGCACGAGGTCTGAAACTTACTCTAAAGTGGTTTGGGAAAAAAAGCACATATACATATTGTGtacaatatatacacacatatccacAAGAGAGAACATGATAATGCAAATGTAGTAAAATATAGCAAATCGTTATTCTGGTTAAAAAGTGTATGAGATTTCTTTACTATTCTTgcaatttatatgtaaatttgaaattctattgaaaaaaaagattAGTCTTTCAATGACCACACTAACAGAAGCGGCCTGTCCCCAGATCCCAGACACTTTTTGgctcattctttttctctatgaCACTTATCACTGTCAAAAAAAGATgctatattattatatatgtgtaaattattaatgtattagGTTATTTAATATCTAACATTTAGTGTGTGCAAGGCCCTGTCCTATTTTAACCTCACTGAATCCTCCAACTACTGTTCTTCCGTATCATAGATGACTCGAGACACAAAAAGTTAATTAACTTGCACAAGGTCACCCATATGATTTGATGAGGCACAGTACCTCAACCAAGGTAGACTGTCTTGTTTATTGCTCTTTCCCTGGCAACTTAGAACAAAGACGGCACCTAGTGCATtaaagacattcaataaatatctggcGACTCAGTTAATAAACTGGGGCACCTACTAGGCATTGAGATacaaagcagtgaacaaaatattaaaaaattcatgCTTAAGTGGAGCTTACACTAAGCGCTCTTAGCCTTGCATCCAGTTAGccactttatatataaatatatacatttcacTTGCGGCTATCAACCCTGGGAGGTAAAAAGCAGTTTACCCACTTTGtataagaggaaactgaggctccaagtaGGCAATGATCTGCCCAGGATTAAGGGGCTAATAGGAGACAGGGTGTGGATTCCAGCCCAGTCCTGGCGGTTCCCAGGCACGACTTGTGAGTTAATTAAACCGACCAATCCACTCAACCAATCAGCATTTATTAGGGCCTACTGGGTGCGGCTCCTCTTCTCTCAGagccagagaggaaaagaagaggttGCGGTGCGCAGACAGCTGCGGAGGCCGGGAAGCCACAGCGGATCGCTGGAATTTGGCGCCtattttttgtgggttttgtgtTCTCGCCTGTGATTGGGCCCCGGCGTGGCGTGCCGGGTGCGCCCGGCTGCGGCTGGCCCGCCGACCTTGGCAGGACCCCGGCGGCGCGGTACTCGGCCTGCCTCCCGGGAGATGGGACACCAGGAGCCCCCGCGGGCCCGAGTGAGGGCGGGAGGTGCGGCTTATATAAAGGGGTTACGTAAAGGGCTCAGCTGGCGCGAACACGTGGAGAGCCTAGCCGCCCAGTTCTCCCCTGAGAGCGACGCTGCCATCACCCGTGCAGCTGCAGGCTGCGCCGCACGCCTGGCGCGGGCCACAGCCTCTCGCGCGGCTCCGTACCGGAGGCAGCCCCAGCCTGGAGCAGACCATCCCCAGCCGGGGGCCTTAGGGGGGAAACGGGCTGCCCGGAAGTGGAAGGGCGCCGGCCAGGTAAGGGCGCGGTCCGCGGAGTAAAAGCTAGTACCGAAGCTGAAAGTACCCCCGCCGTCTCGGGCGCCTAGGGAGGGCAGTTGGAGCCCCCTGGTCGGCGCGCTCAGGGACGCCGAACTTTTAAGTCATCCCCTTCCACCCGCGGCCCTGCGGGACTTGGGCCGGTCCGCTGGGCTCCAGCTCGGGCTTAATTCAATGGTCTGTTTACACCCGGGAGATCACAGGGCGGGACGCGGGGAGGGGCATCCCACAGGGAGTCAGGCGGGGAAAAAGACTTAAACAGTCCGAATTGCTTCTTAAGGCGATTTTCCTAGGTCGCGAAATCTGCGGGTCCTCGCTTTTCGTATTGCTACACGATAAATTAACTGAAAAGGCGGggagtttttgcttttctttccggCTCCCCCCTCTGAGCCACTGCCCTGTGGTTTCGTCTTTCCCGCTTTCCCCTCCCCCGTTCAGTCAGCAGCCGTGGCTTCCGTCTTAAAGGGGCCGCGGCGGCCGGAGGAGGAGGTGGGACGCCCTGCGGCCTGCTCTCCTGGCCTCCCCGCCTCGGCCTGGTCGTTTAACCGCTTCTTCCGCCCGCAGGTCACAATCCAAGGTCCCGCTCCTCCGCGTCCCGGGGCCGGACGGAGGGATGAGGCAGGGGGGGCCCGGGCAGCGCCGTTGCTGCTCCCCCCGCCGCCCGCAGCCATGGAAACGGGGGAGGAGGACGGCGCCCGCAGAGGTACACAAAGCCCCGAGCGGAAAAGGCGAAGCCCAGTGCCGCGGGCGCTCAGCGCGAAGCTGaggccggcggcggcggcccagGCCATGGATCCGGTGGCGGCCGAGGCCCCGGGCGAGGCCTGCCTGGCGCGGCGGCGGCCGGAGGGCGGCGGCGGGTCGGCGCGGCCGCGCTACAGCCTGTTGGCGGAGATCGGGCGCGGCAGCTACGGTGTGGTTTACGAGGCAGTGGCCGGGCGCAGCGGGGCCCGGGTGGCGGTCAAGAAGATCCGCTGCGACGCCCCCGAGAACGTGGAGCTAGCGCTGGCCGAATTCTGGGCCCTGACCAGCCTCAAGCGGCGCCACCAGAACGTCGTGCAGTTTGAGGAGTGCGTCCTGCAGCGCAACGGGCTAGCTCAGCGCATGAGCCACGGCAACAAGAGCTCGCAGCTTTACCTGCGCCTGGTGGAGACCTCGCTCAAAGGTAAGAGCGCCGCGGGCCGCCCTGGCCAAGCAGGGCCTGGACCCAGTAAGCTAGTGGGCTCGGCCCCAGCTGACCCCTGGGCCCCTAGACCGTGCTCCTGGTCCTGTCACCCTGGACGTAGACACACCCTCCTTTCGGGACCTGGCACTCGGGCCCTCCTCTCTTTTCAGCATCCAGGTTCAGACCCCAGCACAAACGTTAGCTGGTATTTTCATAACAAGTGCTCATTAAGTGCCAACCATTGtcttagtaagtgctcagtaagtgtgaGCCATTATTATGAAACGTCCTGCTCTCTTAGGGGTTGATTTGGGAGTGGAGGGCGTAGGATTCAGAGTTGGTAGAAGAACTTCAGAGTCCTCCCCGCTCCAGggcctcttctctttccctcccaaaactaacaaaaaggaaaaacttggCTGGACCCACCCACATCCCCTCCCTGTCTGGTTCCAAATATCCTGACACCCTCCAGCTCCACCCTGCAAACTCTTACTTCCTAGTCTTCATTTTCCTCTGAGACAACCCTCTGCCCCTCTCAGCTCTTCCTTCATCCCAGGGCAGTCAAGCAAATTGGTGGTTTTCTGGCTAAGTCCTCTTGGGGCCTGCAGAATAATAACCCCACAGGTGGGCCTAGAGCTTTCACATAACAACATCtaacatcttttccctccagtttttcACATTCTTAATCCTCTGAGGCTGGTTTGCAAGTGGTTTTATTTATAAGAAGGATGGGGCTCAGTGAAGCAAGGCGGGGGTTGCAGTCCTGGGAGGGCTCGTCCTAGTTTTGAGGTTTTACCGCAGTTAGGGAGTGTATTCATCCTGAGTGCTCAGTACTCAAATGTCTTGTCAGACTATAGGTGGCCAAGATCCGTTTGTTCAGAGAAGAGAGGGCCAGTGGGctagggaggcccaaggagacGTTCTCAGCGGAGAGGTTGCTAATCTGAGCCCTAACTATGCTTCAGATATCTTAGAGTGACTTTAGATAATAACTTTCAAAGTAAATCCTCTCCTCTTTCTATAAATGGAGAAAGTAAAGGTGTAACAAGCATAAGTTGATGAAGGTTAATCAGCATGTAAGGGAAGTAGGGTTGTACTCCTAGTTTCTTTACTAGAATTTTTCATGGCATAAGCGACGGGAACCCAGATCTGTCTTGATTCAAAGTCTCAATCCTGTTTAAAAGGGGTCACTGTACTCTCCTTACCTGGAGGATGAACGAAAGCTGACCTGTAAGAATGGGTAGGATTTCGGGTGGGGTTGGACTGGGCATTTTGTTTGTAGCTGTTGCCTGACTTTAAGATCCTACACGCCCATCCCAAGAGAACTCTCTGTCTTGTTTCAAGTACATTGCTTGACAGTGGATTGCAGGACACGATCAGTATCACCAGTGGTCCTTTTTCAAAATAGGCTTCTGCATTTTATGCCCATTCCTGCCCGATCGCCCTACAAAGCCCACCCTCTCTCCTGGGTGAATATATTTGTTTCAAAAAGACTTTCCAGGAGATGCCTATAGCTTACTGGTATCCTGCAAGCTCTTTATTTCATTCTCAGACTGTCGTCTCCGTGAATAGTGAATGGTCTGGGCTTCATATTACACGACTGTCTTTGGATATAGGAATTTGCCAAAGAATCCCCTTCTACCCTCAGTTCATTGATACCAGTTTTGAAACTTCAACCTGGGGTAGAAGTCTTCACTTCCTCTCCCTGCATACACTGTTCAAACTCTTCATTTGTAGAATTTGTCAAAACTACAGCCAACAGTAGCAGCATAGCACAGTGGTTAATACCGTGCACTATGGGGTCAGACTTTTAGTCCTGGTTTAACTGACTTCAGAAGACAGGGGACAAGTTGTTTAAAACTGTGGGGTGCGTTCCTTTATTCATAGGATAAGGGT
Above is a window of Camelus dromedarius isolate mCamDro1 chromosome 18, mCamDro1.pat, whole genome shotgun sequence DNA encoding:
- the STK35 gene encoding serine/threonine-protein kinase 35, which gives rise to MGHQEPPRARVRAGGAAYIKGLRKGLSWREHVESLAAQFSPESDAAITRAAAGCAARLARATASRAAPYRRQPQPGADHPQPGALGGKRAARKWKGAGQVTIQGPAPPRPGAGRRDEAGGARAAPLLLPPPPAAMETGEEDGARRGTQSPERKRRSPVPRALSAKLRPAAAAQAMDPVAAEAPGEACLARRRPEGGGGSARPRYSLLAEIGRGSYGVVYEAVAGRSGARVAVKKIRCDAPENVELALAEFWALTSLKRRHQNVVQFEECVLQRNGLAQRMSHGNKSSQLYLRLVETSLKGERILGYAEEPCYLWFVMEFCEGGDLNQYVLSRRPDPATNKSFMLQLTSAIAFLHKNHIVHRDLKPDNILITERSGTPILKVADFGLSKVCAGLAPRGKEGDQDNKNVNVNKYWLSSACGSDFYMAPEVWEGHYTAKADIFALGIIIWAMIERITFIDSETKKELLGTYIKQGTEIVPVGEALLENPKMELHIPQKRRTSMSEGIKQLLKDMLAANPQDRPDAFELETRMDQVTCAA